GGCTGCCTGCTCGGTGCTGGCGGCCCGGCACCTGGCGCGGCCGGGAGCCGAAGTGCTGGCGCTGTTCGGCGCCGGCACGCAAGGCGTGCAGCATGCCCGGCAGCTCGCCGCGGCCCTGCCGCTCAAGCGCATCCTGCTGTCAGACCCGTATGCCGATGCCGCCATGCCCGAGCGCCTGGCGCGGCAGTGCGGCATTCCGGTCGACCTTGCCGAGCCGGACCAGGCCGTGGCCCAGGCCGACATCGTGGTCACCGCCTCGCGCTCCACCACGCCGTTGTTCTCCGGCCATTCCCTCAAGCCCGGCGCCTTCGTCGCGGCCATCGGGTCGAGCCTGCCGCACACCCGCGAGCTGGACGACGTGGCGCTCTCCCGCGCGGCCCGGCTGGTAGTGGAGTGGCGCCCGCAATCCATGCGCGAGGCCGGGGACATCGTGCTGGCGGATCCCGCCGTGCTGCCGGCCGACAAGGTCATCGAGCTAGCCGATGTGGTGACCGGCAGCGTGAAGCCGCGCGGCAATGACACGGACATCCTGATCTACAAGTCCGTGGGCGTGGGGCTGGAGGATGTGGCGCTGGCGGGCTTCGCCTATCGGCAGATCGAGGCAGCGGGTGAAGCCAGAGCCGCTTGATTCACACTACGTGATGCAGCCTGCATGCGACCTGCACACGGCCTTCGTATTTGCCCTATCAACCACTACCCCTTTCTTCTAATTGTAGATAGTATACAATTACTGAAACGATGACCGGTCAAGCAAATCGCTTCCGGAAGCTGCCACGCAGTCCCTCACAACCTTGAACCCGTTCCCCCAGGAGCCCCCGATGGCCGAACTGATGAACCGTGATGATTTCCGTGCCGCCCTTGAAAACGCCATCAAGGGCAAGAGCGCCAACAAAGCCCCCTTCAGCGTGGCCTGGGCCAGCGGCAAACTCTCCCGCGACCACCTCGCCCGCTGGGCCGAGAACCACTATCACTACGTCGGCCCCTTCGCCGACTACCTCGCCTACATCTACGCCCGC
The Cupriavidus basilensis DNA segment above includes these coding regions:
- a CDS encoding ornithine cyclodeaminase family protein; translated protein: MLHITDEMIDRHVSPADAQQVMLDAFRSFGQGKAAMQERIRTEAGGVKLSTLGAVIPEQQVAGAKVYTTIKGQFSFVILIFSTEDGRPLASFDAGAITRLRTAACSVLAARHLARPGAEVLALFGAGTQGVQHARQLAAALPLKRILLSDPYADAAMPERLARQCGIPVDLAEPDQAVAQADIVVTASRSTTPLFSGHSLKPGAFVAAIGSSLPHTRELDDVALSRAARLVVEWRPQSMREAGDIVLADPAVLPADKVIELADVVTGSVKPRGNDTDILIYKSVGVGLEDVALAGFAYRQIEAAGEARAA